A genomic region of Chryseobacterium sp. KACC 21268 contains the following coding sequences:
- a CDS encoding gamma carbonic anhydrase family protein, producing MAIIRELLGKKPQFGENAFVAETAVIIGDVTMGDDCSIWYNAVLRGDVHYIKMGNKVNVQDNAMIHCTYKKSPTTIGNNVSIGHNAIVHGCTIKDNVLIGMGAIVMDDCVVESNSIVAAGAVVTANTVIKEGEIWAGVPAKKVKDISQSLIEGEIDRIANNYVKYSSWYKQE from the coding sequence ATGGCAATTATAAGAGAACTTTTAGGGAAAAAACCTCAGTTTGGAGAGAATGCATTTGTGGCAGAAACGGCTGTGATCATTGGCGATGTGACGATGGGAGATGACTGTAGCATTTGGTACAACGCGGTTTTGAGAGGCGATGTGCATTACATCAAAATGGGCAATAAAGTGAACGTACAAGACAACGCGATGATCCATTGTACGTATAAAAAAAGTCCGACCACGATTGGAAATAATGTATCGATTGGTCACAATGCGATTGTTCACGGTTGCACGATCAAAGACAATGTGCTGATCGGAATGGGTGCGATCGTGATGGATGATTGCGTGGTAGAAAGCAATTCGATTGTTGCGGCGGGTGCGGTGGTAACGGCCAATACAGTCATCAAAGAAGGTGAAATATGGGCTGGCGTTCCGGCGAAAAAAGTGAAAGATATTTCGCAAAGCCTGATTGAAGGCGAGATCGACAGGATTGCAAATAATTATGTTAAATACTCCAGCTGGTACAAACAGGAGTAG
- a CDS encoding YihY/virulence factor BrkB family protein: protein MTKLKSFWEVLKATFNEWTSSSASKDSASMAYNAIFALPGLLIIIIWTTSHFFGEEAVNGEVRRQLQGIMGYDGAKSIQDIIASAMVDKENFWMKALGVATLVFGATSLFFQMQSTLNNLWDVEAAPKKAWQKFILDRANSLGMILMIAFLLLISMVLSSVIGLANGFITKYFGVDTYFIIQISNFILGLAVVTVLFAIMFKVLPDVEIKWKSVWIGAVVTAILFNIGKMGMSFYFDVSKPTSVFGAAGTVILLMMWINYSCQLIFFGAEFTKVYALRKGHSIVPSKHATWSKAKLYRDAEEQKKQVAPQEI, encoded by the coding sequence ATGACAAAGCTTAAATCTTTTTGGGAAGTTCTGAAAGCCACTTTTAACGAATGGACATCATCCTCTGCATCCAAAGACAGCGCGAGTATGGCCTACAATGCGATATTTGCGTTGCCAGGTTTGCTCATCATCATCATCTGGACAACGAGTCATTTCTTTGGTGAAGAAGCGGTGAATGGTGAAGTTCGCCGACAATTGCAAGGGATAATGGGCTATGACGGCGCAAAAAGCATTCAGGATATTATTGCCAGCGCGATGGTGGACAAGGAAAATTTCTGGATGAAAGCTTTGGGTGTGGCGACTTTGGTTTTTGGTGCGACCAGTTTGTTTTTTCAGATGCAAAGCACGCTGAACAATCTTTGGGATGTGGAAGCGGCACCAAAAAAGGCTTGGCAAAAATTCATTCTTGATAGAGCAAACTCCTTAGGAATGATTTTGATGATCGCTTTTCTGCTTTTGATAAGTATGGTCTTGTCATCTGTCATTGGTCTTGCCAATGGATTTATTACGAAATATTTTGGTGTCGATACTTACTTCATCATTCAAATCAGCAATTTTATTTTAGGATTGGCAGTGGTAACGGTCTTGTTTGCCATTATGTTCAAAGTATTGCCAGATGTCGAGATCAAATGGAAATCCGTTTGGATAGGAGCGGTAGTAACGGCAATATTGTTCAATATTGGGAAAATGGGAATGAGTTTTTACTTTGATGTCTCAAAACCAACTTCCGTTTTCGGCGCTGCAGGAACCGTAATTTTGTTGATGATGTGGATCAATTATTCTTGTCAATTGATATTCTTCGGGGCAGAATTCACCAAAGTCTATGCGTTGAGAAAAGGACACAGCATTGTTCCATCGAAGCACGCGACTTGGAGCAAGGCAAAATTATACCGAGATGCTGAGGAACAAAAAAAGCAAGTTGCTCCTCAGGAGATTTAA